In Carassius auratus strain Wakin chromosome 46, ASM336829v1, whole genome shotgun sequence, the following proteins share a genomic window:
- the LOC113063651 gene encoding uncharacterized protein LOC113063651 — MPPLPLDERIVVIQRPKSLALRVASPPTTSQSSSHRPATHNEPPRRLPQPQSPPPRSHPGSKYLSLECKGKQSSYVQRDKGEQCAPFEGRRHNASHCHSNGTVTLGPRPRKHTHTIDIKVSLDNSGRGGSYIDKGRSSLTRSGSIKVNRTKRVSLQLDPGQGERKCKGKSSESVEKHQNHHQSQNRTQHSSHHPSQLKVSPGGILEFVPAQRQQSKSKPTRERDLSSKSCSATASYPLHSERNVSSVGNKENSKLGPGHQLPQAHSLSRHHSSAPLPHAAILNPHYPAVPPSLPSQAPSSYQHISQPRPSHTREHRPQILHTLPLSPTSSQGGFPSPDHTCTIDFSHPCGCWRSVRCRRGKGHSAGCHGHSTSPSSSFSHTQGTSAASRGGGTMGLKTLGGCLSTASTTNTSSSNSTVSDCRTGLFRPLGCASCSGEAGGFESPAGFRKKLVGGCLPCTPLSSSAPLRALQSCVSGCNPKASQTGSSTCSYCSSDPIVVTFNPHRGNPPNMGRNIGAHTMGGYQPDDDDYSVRTIWPEELAKKMTHSKTQSIHHNTSIGMGSGRTCMGHNQNSGNGGNPVILDCRNLMEFTRSQLTDQAGRRRLQQGKMAVLDFIGSGNSGDQGRDSLKRLWNKGADACMGDGNGFDDEVLPQSPSLRSPSPDSPTSFSPPSSAPSTLNKPKPKQREREVGHTLPSTQSLHLVLNSLNREQDEENGRVHLSLPLSSSLPASLSEESVMTPDVENAVISPILPFLFLGNERDAQDLDLLLRLNIGFVVNVTTHLPLYHLDTGLVHYKRLPATDNSKQNLRQYFEEVFEFIEEAHQCGRGVLVHCQAGVSRSATIVIAYLMKHTLMTMTDAYKYVRGRRPIVSPNLNFMGQLLEFERDLNSGVTPRILTPKLSGLETQV; from the exons ATGCCTCCACTTCCTCTTGACGAGCGCATAGTGGTAATTCAGCGCCCAAAAAGTTTGGCCTTGCGCGTGGCCTCCCCACCAACCACATCACAGTCTTCCTCACACCGCCCAGCCACTCACAACGAGCCTCCACGCCGCCTACCACAACCCCAATCCCCACCACCCCGTTCCCATCCAGGTTCCAAGTACCTGTCCCTGGAATGCAAGGGCAAACAATCATCCTATGTTCAAAGAGATAAAGGAGAACAATGTGCTCCCTTTGAGGGCAGAAGGCACAATGCTAGCCATTGTCACAGCAATGGGACAGTAACTTTAGGTCCCAGACCTCGCAAGCACACGCATACCATTGACATTAAAGTGTCTTTGGACAACAGTGGAAGAGGAGGATCTTACATAGACAAAGGCCGTAGCAGTCTTACCCGAAGTGGAAGCATCAAGGTGAACAGAACTAAACGGGTGTCCCTGCAATTGGATCCAGGGCAAGGTGAAAGGAAATGCAAAGGAAAGTCTTCCGAATCAGTGGAGAAGCACCAGAACCATCATCAGAGTCAAAACAGGACTCAACACAGTAGCCATCATCCAAGCCAACTTAAAGTCTCTCCTGGAGGGATCTTGGAATTTGTACCAGCGCAAAGACAACAGTCAAAATCCAAGCCaacaagagagagagacttgTCCTCAAAGTCTTGCTCTGCAACTGCCAGCTACCCTCTGCACAGCGAGAGGAACGTATCATCTGTGGGCAACAAAGAGAACTCCAAACTGGGACCCGGCCACCAACTGCCACAGGCCCACAGTCTATCCCGTCACCACAGTTCAGCCCCATTACCCCATGCTGCTATCCTAAACCCTCACTATCCTGCTGTACCACCCTCACTCCCTTCCCAAGCCCCTTCCTCCTACCAGCACATCAGTCAACCCCGTCCCTCACACACTAGAGAACATCGTCCCCAAATTCTTCACACATTGCCCCTCTCCCCTACTTCCTCCCAAGGAGGCTTCCCGAGTCCTGACCACACATGTACAATTGACTTTTCCCACCCATGTGGCTGTTGGAGATCGGTACGTTGTAGAAGAGGTAAAGGTCACTCGGCCGGCTGCCACGGTCATAGTACAAGCCCATCCTCTTCATTTTCTCACACCCAAGGAACAAGTGCTGCCAGCAGAGGTGGCGGAACCATGGGATTGAAAACTTTAGGAGGGTGTCTGTCAACTGCTTCCACCACCAACACCTCCTCTTCCAACAGCACTGTCTCAGACTGTCGCACAGGGCTGTTCAGACCTTTGGGTTGTGCATCCTGTTCTGGAGAAGCTGGAGGTTTTGAGAGTCCTGCTGGTTTCCGTAAGAAACTGGTTGGGGGTTGTTTACCTTGTACTCCCCTGTCGTCATCTGCACCTCTTCGAGCACTCCAGAGTTGCGTCAGTGGGTGCAATCCCAAAGCAAGCCAAACTGGCAGCTCCACATGCAGTTACTGCAGTAGTGACCCCATTGTAGTGACCTTTAACCCACACAGAGGAAATCCTCCCAACATGGGGCGTAATATTGGTGCACATACCATGGGAGGATACCAACCTGATGATGACGATTACAGTGTACGCACAATTTGGCCAGAGGAGCTAGCAAAGAAGATGACTCACTCTAAAACCCAATCTATCCACCACAATACAAGTATTGGAATGGGCTCAGGGAGAACCTGCATGGGCCACAACCAGAATAGTGGCAATGGTGGCAATCCTGTAATCCTTGACTGCCGGAACCTAATGGAGTTCACTCGTTCCCAGTTGACAGATCAGGCAGGACGACGGAGGCTCCAGCAAGGCAAGATGGCAGTTTTGGACTTTATTGGATCAGGGAATAGTGGGGACCAGGGTAGAGATTCCCTCAAGCGCCTTTGGAACAAAGGAGCAGATGCTTGCATGGGGGATGGCAACGGGTTTGATGACGAAGTGCTTCCACAATCCCCATCCCTTCGCTCTCCATCTCCAGATTCCCCTACATCATTCTCACCCCCATCCTCTGCTCCTAGCACGCTTAATAAGCCCAAACCCAAACAGCGAGAAAGGGAGGTTGGACACACCTTACCATCTACACAGTCGCTTCATTTGGTCCTCAACTCACTCAACAGAGAACAAGATGAGGAAAATGGACGAG TGCACCTTTCCCTCCCCCTTTCTTCATCCCTCCCAGCATCACTATCTGAGGAAAGTGTTATGACCCCAGATGTGGAGAATGCTGTGATTAGCCCCATCCTCCCTTTCCTTTTCCTGGGCAATGAGAGAGATGCACAGGATTTGGATCTACTGCTTCGTCTCAACATTGGCTTTGTGGTCAATGTCACAACCCATCTTCCCCTCTACCACCTGGACACAGGATTGGTGCATTACAAAAGGCTTCCAGCTACTGACAACAGCAAGCAGAACCTGCGACAGTATTTTGAAGAGGTTTTTGAGTTTATCG aggAAGCTCACCAGTGTGGACGTGGTGTTCTTGTGCACTGCCAAGCAGGTGTGTCCCGCTCGGCTACTATAGTCATTGCTTACCTGATGAAGCACACCCTCATGACCATGACTGATGCCTATAAGTATGTTCGGGGCCGACGGCCAATAGTCTCTCCCAACCTCAACTTCATGGGCCAGCTGCTAGAGTTTGAGAGAGACCTCAACTCTGGGGTAACACCTCGCATCCTCACCCCCAAACTGAGTGGCCTGGAAACACAAGTTTAA